In Mytilus edulis chromosome 3, xbMytEdul2.2, whole genome shotgun sequence, the genomic window TATCGTAGAATCTAATAATGAGTTGGTCTTTGTCGTTAAGAAGTTGtatctgtatattttttattatccatTATGTTGTTGGatattaattgacaaaaaaaggCCGAGTGTACACAGTATTTGAAGAATACAATCGATCAGATTTAATAATCAagttttttaaattgtcttttcTTAGAATCAGTTTCATAACAGCGTAGACAACCGAAATACTCATGTTGTTAAAAAATACTGAATCATTTACCTTTAAATTGTGTGTTATCGGCTTTCGATAACAGTGATTGTACGCTCACTCAATGTATCAGAGACCTTCTAATgagtatttaaataaaataaaactagatgtgtcaaagcgacacgaatggccccgtcccaaaaaattgaaaaatctgcaattttaatataaatacatgtggacacaaacatgatggtagtctcatatataaaaaatcagctcaaaatctggaggcataaaaaaaatccatataactgtgattttttataattcatcaaagtccaaagcccataaTTTCAGCAATAATTAgcagagcggaacgaaacttaaacttgatctgcaACTCGACATGGTTAACTCGCATATCAAaattcagcccaatatctgaaggcgtttagaaataaagtccgtataactgtgattatcaacaatttctcaaagtccgaAGCCTGTAAATTCAGCAAAAAATAGTGGATCCAAACGAAagtttaacttgatctgtaactcatcatggttaactcacataccaaaaatcagccaaatatctgaaggcgtttagaaataaagtccgtataactgtgattatcaacaatttctcaaagtccaaagcccgtaatttcggcaaaaattagtggagcggaaggaaacttaaacttgatctgtaactcatcatggctTACTAACATACCAAAAATCTActcaatatctgaaggcgtttagaaaaaaaaatctgtataactgtgatttctttaatagttatcccataaggacgcggtgtgtcagtgtaagatcatcccgatggccggaggccagagtaagatcatcccgatggccggaggccagagggtgatcttacactgacacaccaagtccgaatgggataactattttacatcccagttgttttagattagacgaaaaaacattttcaattcataaaatctagtttagaacgccacacaaccattataatatactttatatattactatatgatgtataccctttatgaccccctaacacgatgagtagatatcaaacaatgtcaactcgccccactggccaattgGCCCACaatatatcgccactttatgaaaaaatcgaCCAACTCTTGtaaccgactcgcccaacttaaaaaaagtgtaaaatcaaaatgaacaatcagtctgacaactcatttatttaacgaaaaggACAACTTATTTATTTAACtgagtaaaggtctgccaactcgacccagttataaaaatatcttgcttcctttaagtatgttaaatttctgatagttcgtatccagtcgtcctggtcaAGTGGTATGTGTcatggcttgatatgctaaaggtcttgagttcgaatctcAGCATATACattggattttttctacgtgaattttaatagatagtcttctccgtataattaattataagttttatactggatttgacattcccgccaaaatgttgcAGAATATCATATAGTaatgatctgagccggatcaccccaaccagatcaccccagtttaggtttctttgttatgcatgctttcctttgttctgcaacaaaggagctgggatgtaatacaatttctcaaagtccaaagcctgtaatttctgcaaaaattagtGGATCCGAACCAAACTTAAACTTGgtctgtaactcatcatagttaacTTGCATACCAAAAATAAGCCCAATATCtaaaggcatttagaaaaaaaactacgTATAAtcgtttgttgcggaatgacggaatttcggacaagggtaaaactatatggcaccgacaacttcgttgcggggccataaaaagtAAAGTGCATGCAGGGACactagaagaagaagaagaaagtttaagtattcaacattttaatcaATACACATGACAAGGTTAAGTCCTCTGATAgttatttgtattatttgatttaggcgtttagaacatTTGGCGACCCCGCAGTTTAAATGTCGATAACACTTACGATACTGAAAAGTGTGAATTACAGAAGAACGTTCACTTAATCTGACCCAGTCAATTAATAACCTGAGAGAGTCAAGAAATGATATTGTCTAAggtgttatgaaaatgattctgtatttgtatcttttttacaACGGATATTTTGTCGGTCTGACGTAGTCGTGAGATACAATAGTGTATCAAGTTCCAAAAATAACCCCCAAAAATATGAGTTTTAGAGCCGCGGAACAGATCCTAAAGGATAACGAGATCGTTTGGATTACCTGACTGACGCTGGCATGAGGTACAGAGGCAAAGCATCTCGTGCGGAAACGAAAAATCATTGGAAGAAATGTTTACATCTTTTTCTTATTGTATAGCAACCAACAGATGCTTAATTTATAAAAGGTTATCATGAATAGTTTGGAACTTCCAATTGCTGGAAACAGTTTCAacattcttttaattattttgagaTGTTTGTCTGTTCAGTTAGGTGCTATTTCATTACACTGATTGTATAACAATGattaaaagacattttaaaataGTGTATGTTTGTAAAGTCTATTCGTCATGATTTATTTCGACATTGCACACAACGCCAGAATCACAGGACTGTTGACACTGAAGTTCATGAGTGTTGTTCTTTGCTCCTTGCTCGTGGTTTTCATCAGTATATGTACATTTTCCATTGGATGGGGTCACATTATTCTGAAATGAGCACTAGTATATGAGTTTATCGAAAACATTATTCTGAAATGAGCATATGAGTATATCGAATACATAATTCTGAAATGAGTATAGGAGTTTATCGAATAAATTACTCTGAACTGAGTATAGGAGTATATCGAATGCATTACTCTGAAATGAGTATAGGAGTATATCGAATACATTACTTTGAAATGAGTATAGGAGTATATCGAATACATTACTCTGAATGAGTTTAGGAGGATATCGAATGCATTACTCTGATATGAATATAGGAGTATATCGAATGCATCAGATCTAAAACATTACGCTCAATTAAGGCATTATCTATTTTTTACAACATTCAGTAGAGCTTAATGTATTAAGAAAAATCAGAATGTTACTGTTTATTTGAAGTATTTATGTAATTTATTAGTATAAACTTTAACATATACGACCATAAGTGGAATACTCCATTAGGAACTTCCCTATGATGATAATTGGTGGCTGTATAGCGCTTAGAAGCTGGTCCCAAAAGGAAGTGAAATAAGCCATGCCTTCCTTCTAACTGATACCTCTTAAACTAACACATTCACATTCCGGTTCAGtatgtcggtctagtacaaaatgtgttcatttttatatcatataatcaTGTTCTCGTGTTAAATATGCATTTCACTTCCTTCTGAGATCAGCTTCTGAGTGCTTTACACCCAGCAATTATTATCATCGGGGCACAGATTTAACACTCCGAAGCGACAGgctttgattttattaaaatacGTTAACCAGTTGCTTCTTGGcgaaaaaaaatgttgaagttTTTGGTTTTACTAAATCAAAGATAGATTCCCCGACCAGCCGTACCGCGGTACCTACCAGTCCTCACTTTATTTTGATTAGGCACTTGATTGCCTTAGTTTGTATGATAACATGCATCCTTTAATTTTTGGACACGGTGTATAATAAATGTCAAGTTACCCCATGTTCCTTCTGTACTTGGAATCTTCTTCGTCTTCTCTCTTTGTAAACATACAttctatagaaataaatataCTTTAAATAAAGTAATACTATGAAAATGTTATGTCgtgagatatataatatatatgaaatacttttttttcggGAAAAATTGAATGTCTGCTCATAtccaatcttttagaaaaattgaaTTTTCACAGAAAAGTGTCCatcatgcacttgcactgcactattattggAATAGTATACGCAGAATAGAATGGTATACATTAACCTCAGTTTCAgatatagagatgtgattttttttggtGACAAGTGCTTTTGACTATCCataagaacttgcggtcatctgatgttcagtacttcggtactttgattaatatatttgtttacctatgcaatatataaaaaataattggttCTCTTCAgatgtaaatattattttctcttttttttcgccTTCAAGTCACCTTTGTTTTAACAAACTTGCACTTGTCCTGgatattcatgtaatatttgccactgtaaaACAACTATCAAAACATCAATCGATCGTGTCTAATAAGAAACTTTATATTACTTTATTTCAGTTTCCAAGATAACTAATTTTCAAAATACTTATATAATAAAATGGCATTAGCATAATATCCGTATTGGATCAACTTTGTAAATGTGGGACACAACCCTTGTAAACATTCCAAGGGTACTCGTTCATGGTTGATGCATTCTTTAAAGTTTTGACTAATTACTGAACGTACCCAGCGGTAGCTCCAAGAAGACTGATAATACTCAAGACTAATACCACTATCACAGCATCTTTTGTCTTCTGCTCTTCTTCTTCTCGATCCGTTGGAAAAGGAATATGTGTAGGTAGTGATTCTTTTGAAACTGTTGttaattcttttaaatatgttgttaattttgttgatgctgttgtttttgttgacataAAAGTTTGCGGGGAAGCTTGTTTACTCGTCGTACTCCTGAAATGGACAGACGACGAAATAGTTTTCGTTAACGTTGATGTCGTGGTGGACTTTCTCGATGTAATTTTGTGTGTGGGTAATGTAAGAAAGGGACAATTTAATTTCaattctttgttacatttgtacGTAAATGTACTAATAGTTGAGGTGACTTGTTCGCTGCAAAATGACTTATCACCAAAACATTGTTCGTAGACTTCAAGGGTTTTATTGCAGTCACATCTATCCCCGGGTGAACATTCGAACAAAACAAGTTTCATATCATCTGGAGGACATATTATCGAACTGAGTGTGTTGTCTAGAATCGCCACTTTACTGGAGTAGAAAGCTTCCACTGACTGTAAAACCTTAAAAGATAACTATAAATTGTGGGTCtttataaaaacatgtaaaagattatatttagtttaaaagatatcttaAGATACTTGACAATATGAAGAATTGGGATTGtatgtgtatgaaaaaaaaacaccccaaaaTATAGGTTTGTGTGTCCAACCAGAGACAGGTCCAACGTATAGACTTTTTCAAGACACCGAATAGTTTGGATAATTGTCTAAAATTTCGACCCCGTTATCTCTATAAGTAGCTAGCTCATGAAGATAACATATTTACATTGACGAGgtgaaaaattgtttgtatgcaagtttttgtccaaaaaaaaaatcaccgtGGAGTCAAAACTATATCATATTCCCTCATGACAAAGTAAAACACCATACAAATTGGTTCACCAGATGAAGTGTTTAGGATATGATATCTGTTCTTAATTTCCCTTTATTCAAGAAAAAGACAAGTTGTTTAACTTTTAAGTCTTTTTGTCTTTGATGGAgatttatctcattggcaatcatacagcaTATTCTTATTTTCAGAACACAAGATAAAAGATAAGACAGTTTTGCAATTGGTCTTTTtttggcgacacgcccactctaacattgtgtacgttgttattcgtataaatatatatctttgagccttatttttgatagaaatttatttataatgaatggcaataaattattttgaatttattgaaccataaaattaatttttgactcttcacatttaacataatccgcttcgcgcttcgcggattattccatgtgaagagtcaaaaattaattttatggttcaataaattcaaaataaataacagccattcattaattgtttatttacttatttattctCTTAGTTTGGTTCGTATACATTATGATGACAGATTGTAAATCATACTACACACTTTGTATGTATCATATTCCTCTGACGTCTCTGACTCTCTGACTGCATTTCATTGAGGCTGCATGGGCTACACAGACCACGACCTTCAGACAATGACACAATATCGTACCTTACTACATTTGTTTATAAACACTGTTTGTATATATTTACGTTTGTTGTGTAATGATGATGATGGTGATGAATATAAGTATTTTtgaacgttcagtggcaaatgtCACATGCATATCAGGATTAGTGCATGTCAATACGACGAAAACTTAACAACACTTAAAAGACATATAGAAGCTCCAAATTGCAAGGATTTCGAAATAATACCCACTTGttataaacaaataatacatTTTCAGCGACACGAATTTTATTTACCAGGAGTTTTTAACATATAATGCAATCACGGTTGGTGTAATGTTTCTATTTTCAGGTTCTTACACTTATTAAGTTAGATGGTAAGTAAAGTTTATCAAGATTCGACACAAACAAAACCTAATATGGGCTCTAATGAGCTCCTACAACCGAAAAACTACATAACATCGATACTAATTAATTCATTGAAGTGAATGATTCATTTTACAGCAGCATTCCTGATCATTCCTGTGGTCTATAATCATTAAAATCGTGTAACATTTTAAATTGacacatttcattcagttttgttAGTATATAGACCAACGACAGTAAATAAGTTCTGATCGATTTCATTAGCCTAAAGACCAGGATAAAATCATGTAGGGCATATGCATAGTTAGAAGACGAACtgatttttcaaaagttttttttcaaaaagtgaaCCAATTTGGATGACTAACTTCCAAGAGACAAGATCAGTACGATGACAAAGGAGATTTCTGAGGTTTATAATAATCATTTTTGTTAATCATTGAAAATTGACATTGTCAAGGAGGATGTGGATTGTATCGGGGAAAACATTTCCTTCCCCATAAATATTATATAACTGAATGTAACAATAAAACTCAAATTCCTGTTATCGCTTAAACTACATGAATATTAGTAAATTTCTGAGTTTAACTAAGAAATTAGACGCATGAGAACAATTTTGAAGAatctttgaattatttaaaaataatttctggTATTTAGATTTATTAGTATGCATCAATCCGAGCAACGTCACTACATAATTTGGTAAAACAAAACATGAGATCGGGAAGATATACCACTTTATTTACAGTTTCATGGAATTTTCAAATTCGATACTATTGAATGGGAATAAGATGCTCAAACAATTGATCGtcgtaaataaatattattacatATATAGTTGAAATATACATTAAATTGCCTTAATACTTTTTTAAGTTGTATTTTGTGCTGAGATTTCTATTTCCATTTTGAAACAATTAAAAGAAATCGCCAGCCAAATACTTATCAAtcgtatttttgtttgttatttttatgttTGTCAGTGCTGGAATAAGCTTTTGAATGATTGTGTTTGTACAAATACTGACTTTAATGTCTGTTTCCATGGATATCTATCTAAGGTGCAGATAAccttaacattttttaaattcctTATAGAATATGAAATATAATCATTGATAGAAAAACAAACCAATGAGCGATACAAGACCGGAGACATATGATAATTCATTTGTGTGTATGTTTGAGTAAAATTATTAATGGCTAATCTTTTACAGAAATGGGTGTGATACAAATGACATTAAATTACAACATCAATGTCTTACCTTTGAACAGAAACCACCATCAGTTCCGTTGCAAAATAATATCTTAGAATTATTTTCTGAATATGAAACATGGAATGTCAACAGAAATATGATATTATACAATAGTCCAACCATCACACTGGCTAGCTTGGGTAGGTTTCATTTCCTCATGTGTTAATATATCCGTTTTCTAATTACTTAAAATCAACACTCTCACACATAATCTATTTTTATCAAACTTTCACTGCTTCAAgtgtattataattattttactttaaacacTTGAgttttcaccttttttttttctagtacatgaaattataaaatgaatGACGTTACTTCGAATTTTTAGCATTTTAAGATAGCTATAAATTACAATCTTGTGGGATATAAAGAAATATCAagcatggttttttttctcagtatgtTAGATCACTTGGTTTAGGGATATTAATCAGGATGTTAGTTTTATCTTTTGAATTATTGTTGGTTTTATCTTTtgaattattattgtttttatcttttgaatTATTGTTGGTTTTGTCGTTTTGATTGTGTCACATTTTGTATCCTTAGCTTTGTTGCCTTTACTATATATTCACAGTTGAAGGCTGTACAACAACttcattattttcatataaatttgtGGCTGAACAGTTCTCtgccaaatcaaaccaaagaaGGGATTCCCGACTAGCCACTTTGGAAGTGAAAGATAGACTAAACGTATGTATTTGGCCTTTTACTCATATTTGTAATACAGAATGAAAACGAAGTTTTTTTAAGCAGAATATGACCTCAATGCAGTGGTGGACTCAGAAATGTTCATAAGAGAGGCCAACTGAATGCCAGAGAGGGGCCCGCTCTAGTTTtgcttcagtaattccctatataatttCCCCCATAAATGGGGTGCCCGGGCTCcctgtgccccccccccccccctaaacccGCCTCTGCAATGTCACACAATACGCCATTATACATAAACCAGGTGAGCGGTACAGGCTCCTATGGCAGCTTCTAGctgtttatgtatttttgtttaaactaaGAGAAGATTAATTGCAATTGAGCTTAATTTGAGAAGAAACAAACCAGTTACATAATTGATAAGATGGTggtaaataataaatgtgttat contains:
- the LOC139517354 gene encoding uncharacterized protein isoform X2, with product MVGLLYNIIFLLTFHVSYSENNSKILFCNGTDGGFCSKVLQSVEAFYSSKVAILDNTLSSIICPPDDMKLVLFECSPGDRCDCNKTLEVYEQCFGDKSFCSEQVTSTISTFTYKCNKELKLNCPFLTLPTHKITSRKSTTTSTLTKTISSSVHFRSTTSKQASPQTFMSTKTTASTKLTTYLKELTTVSKESLPTHIPFPTDREEEEQKTKDAVIVVLVLSIISLLGATAGMYVYKERRRRRFQVQKEHGNNVTPSNGKCTYTDENHEQGAKNNTHELQCQQSCDSGVVCNVEINHDE
- the LOC139517354 gene encoding uncharacterized protein isoform X1 — encoded protein: MVGLLYNIIFLLTFHVSYSENNSKILFCNGTDGGFCSKLSFKVLQSVEAFYSSKVAILDNTLSSIICPPDDMKLVLFECSPGDRCDCNKTLEVYEQCFGDKSFCSEQVTSTISTFTYKCNKELKLNCPFLTLPTHKITSRKSTTTSTLTKTISSSVHFRSTTSKQASPQTFMSTKTTASTKLTTYLKELTTVSKESLPTHIPFPTDREEEEQKTKDAVIVVLVLSIISLLGATAGMYVYKERRRRRFQVQKEHGNNVTPSNGKCTYTDENHEQGAKNNTHELQCQQSCDSGVVCNVEINHDE
- the LOC139517354 gene encoding uncharacterized protein isoform X3, producing MFHIQKIILRYYFATELMVVSVQRSTTSKQASPQTFMSTKTTASTKLTTYLKELTTVSKESLPTHIPFPTDREEEEQKTKDAVIVVLVLSIISLLGATAGMYVYKERRRRRFQVQKEHGNNVTPSNGKCTYTDENHEQGAKNNTHELQCQQSCDSGVVCNVEINHDE